cATTTGACTCTTACCTGATTTGGaattccccccacacacacacacctatggcTGCCTCTCATCACCAGTAACcaggaggagggttggggaaagagggagaacacCTGTCCAGgcttgtgggggcagggggacgaGAGGACCCATCGGTACCGGGATTAGGTGGGGTCCATTCCAGCGATGGCCCAGGGGAAGATGGTCTGCGCcacagcaccccaccccacccttgtcTGTCCTCCCCAGCACGCCCAGGGTCAGCGGGACCACGGTGCAGCAGAGCGTGCGTGTGTGTGGACAAAGGTACTGGAGCCACAGCAGGAGACAGTCCCTGTGTCTAAGGGTCATGTCCAGTGACAGAGCACTGAGGGCAAGACATCCATTACAGAAGCAAAGGTGGAGGTTTAGGACAGAATACAAACGTGATGACGGCCCAGCCCCAGgcgcctgcctgcctcccagcctccagcccgTCTGGCAGCACCTTCCCGGCACTGGAAGCCCCAAGCCCCTGCCCGGTCTTTCCCACCCCAGTGCCAAGTGCGCCTCACGGACACTGTGCCTCAGTCCCAGGACACGCACTGAGGAAGTccagtgggaggcggggatgccGACAAAGACCTGGCAGGGCCAGTCTAGCAGGAAGGCAGCCAGGATCGTCACTTAGAGCCAAAGGCTACTGTGCAGGCAGCAGGTCCCCACTGCACGGACACACCTGAGCAGGGCCTTCCTCCCCGGGACACCGCTTAGTTGCCTCActgtccctcctctccaccccatggCTCTCCCTGCCCAGCCAGCAGCATCACCCCAGCACCCGGCATGGGAGTCGGGGCCCAaaggcctgggctctgggcatCGAAAGCAGCCAGTCTCCACCTCGAAGTAGAGATGTTCACCAGGCTGTCGGCCAtccctgctccttctctctcctcctcctctctacaAACCTCCCTCGTTAGCTCAGCTCTCTCAGTtccgcctcccctgcccccacttgcTCTGGGCTCAGCTCCATATTTGTGCTCAGTGGGAGCAGGAGCTGGAGTGGCCCAGCTCTCCCTGTCTGCATTCCGTCTGTCCTTCTGTCCATCCGTCTGTGACTTTCTTCCACCTCTGAGGCTCCTGTGTGACAGTGACTCTCTGGCCCCCGCATGTGAGTCCCTGAGCATCTTCCAGCTGTGGAATAAACCATCTCCCTGCTGAGCAAGGCCAGTGACCAGTGGGAGGAAGCCAGCTCCTCCTCAGCCACCACTTCCTGGGTTTCTCTCGAATTTAAGGAGAGTCAAAGACGACATGAGTTTTTTAATCAGTCTCAGAAAACGATATCACATAATTTGGATTAGAAAACATGACAATAAGAGGCTTGTTTTTTgaaaatgcaaggaaaaaaataaccacaGGTTCAACAATAATCTTCCGGATCTTTCTCTTGACCAAAAATTATGTATCTTCTCCCCAAAGCACGTCCTCTGAGAGCCAACTCACCCTCTTTGCCCCCTCCAGCTGGGACTGgccacctccccaacccccactgtgTGGGTGCAGGAGACCCTGGGCAGAACTGTCCTGTGAGCCAGCAGCCCACAGGCGGCGGCAcccagagccccacccccagtccccaaGGCAGGGGCCACAGAGCTGGCTTTGTTTCCACTGTCTCAGAAGAAGCCAAGAGCTGACCCTCAGCACAAACCAAGGAGAGAAGGGGACCCCAAGCCCCGAGCCGGCTGTACGCAGGGGCGGTAGAAGGGAGTCTCTGTGTTACTCTGCTTTTAGGAACGAGGGACACTGGGCCCTGCTCCCCGGCCGTGCTTCTCTAAGGGACTCTGCTGCTGAGCTTCAAGGGCAGCAAGCACAAAAGGGTCGGACACGTCAGGAGCCTCTGGCCCGGCTGGAGGGAGGGTGACAAAAGGAAGTCAGGCCCACTAATCATCTGTGGGAGGACGGAGCAGGAACTCAAGCCACTCACATGGCCGCCAGCCCCACGGAGGACAGCACAGTGAGAACCAGGACTACCACCCCCGACTGGTACAGCTGCGGGATCTTCAGGCCCTTCCCGAGGTCCCACAtctgcaggaagaaggaaaagggggagagtGTCGGCAAGCAGCAGCCTGGTCATTGTCAGAGCTCTCTTCTCAGAGGGAGGCCCCCGTCAGCTGGGGTCCGGAGAAAAGCCTCCTCCCCATTCCCACTGTCACCTGCAGACACCCAGAGCGTTGTGCCCCGAGGACAGAAAGGCACCCTCGCCCCTTGCACAAGAGCTTCCAGGTGGAACCAGTGAAGTCTTCCCCACGACGCCCAAACCAGTGTTGCCCGAACAGTGTCCCTCCAAACCCCAGGCCCTCAGGGTGCCAAAAGGGTCACACACGGGAAGTTCTGCAGTCGAGTGCACAAACATCTGTCGGCAGACTTCTCAGACAGAGCGCTGCTGGTGGCGGGGTTGGGGGTGCGTCTCTGGAATGCCAGAGACCTGTTGCTTCCCTACTCCCCACTAGTCATGTGCAAGGCGACCAACGGGGCTATGGCCGTCACAGACCAGAGGCCCTGCTCCACACTCAGAAGAGAAGCAGAAGCTCACTGGGCTAAGATAAGCCTCACCTTAGCTCTGAGATTCTGcaaagccccaccccccacccccaccccggcccccaccccctccgGGGCCAGGAGGTGACTGAGAAGCAGTCACAGATCTCAGAGAGCTCAGTTCCCTGGACATGAAGTCCAGGCAGGAAATGCCCTTCCTCCGGACCCGCCCCTTCAGGGAAGGAACGTCACCACTGAACAGGGCCCCAGGGACGAGCTGATAGACAGGCCAAGCAGCACAGGTTGTTCACACTCACTTTTCTATTCCACTGACCTGGCTATTGGACCAGACTGATGTCCAAAAAGTGCTTGTCTCTGGGCTCTAAGGCAGGGTTATAAAAGGTTAGATTAATGCAAAAGCACCAGAGGGCAGAGGCCTTGGGCTGAGAAGTAATGGAAACTAGAAGGAACGGAAGTGCGTGTCTCCCTGGGAAAGACAGCAAGGCCAAGGGCAAGGAGAGCACAGTGTCTAGGAGCCCGAAGTGCTGGGGGAGGAAACCATCTCCTTTATGAGAGGGGACGCCTGTCTGAACAGACCCCAAAGTCACAGAGGACAGTCCTCAGGCCACCAAAAGATGCCTAAACCCAAGAGCACACTCGagggccccaggcccccaggaTCTGTTGAAGTTGGCCCACCTTCTCCAAGAGCTCAAAACAAAGACAGACCAGAAGGAGCTCGCCGCTCTGGGCGACAAGGGTGTCGGATTGGAGCAGCAGCTGTTCACCGGCTCGCACTGCATCCATGTGCTGGACACAGCAGGTGCCAAGCGCGTGTGTGACACATCTGCCCCTGTGCCACACACTGGATCTGGCTGCAGGGGCCTCTTTCATGAACAACCCTCTTAAAACAGACAGAGTATCTGCCAGGCCTCACGGCACTGCGCTCCAGCCCCGCAGGCTCCGGGCTGAGGCCCGCACCGGCAACTTTCAGGACAGCACTGTACCCAGACAGTGAAGGACAGGGTCCTCCCAGCCCCGccactcccttcccccaggaaATGTGCCCACCTCCACGAACTCACCAGGTGCCGGACCCCATTCCAGGTGTGGTAGGCGAGAGGGAAGACGAGAGCAAACTTGGCCGTGTGGATCAGtgctggccccaggcccagcgaCTTTACCAGTTCCAGGTGAGACTCGAAGCTCCCAGGCAGCACCAGAGCCGACAAGCCAAAGAGAGAGACCCCTGAGGAGACAAGCGCGCAGGCCCGTCATGGCTGCCCGCC
The sequence above is drawn from the Desmodus rotundus isolate HL8 chromosome 12, HLdesRot8A.1, whole genome shotgun sequence genome and encodes:
- the SDHC gene encoding succinate dehydrogenase cytochrome b560 subunit, mitochondrial, which codes for MAAPLLRPAGRPCLRALLGPRLCVRNAIPLGTAAKEEMERFWNKNLGSNRPLSPHITIYRWSLPMAMSICHRGTGIALSAGVSLFGLSALVLPGSFESHLELVKSLGLGPALIHTAKFALVFPLAYHTWNGVRHLMWDLGKGLKIPQLYQSGVVVLVLTVLSSVGLAAM